Within Sphingomonas morindae, the genomic segment GTCAGCTATCGCGCGGGCACCTGGATCGACAATGGCAATCATCTGCGCCTGCCCGGCTACACGCTCGCCAATCTCAGCCTCTTCTACGATCCGCCGGGGGATGGCTGGCTGGGGCGCATGCGCCTGTTCGCGGCCGTGCAGAACCTGTTCGATCGCACCTATATCGGCTCGGCGGCGGTGATCGCGGACAGCCTCGATCCCGTCACCGGCGGCGAGGCCGGGGCGGCGGCGCTGCGCAGCGTGAGCGGCTCCATCTATGCCGGCGCGCCGCGCACGATCGTCGCCGGCGTGCGGACCAGATTGTGAGGCGCCCGGCCATGTCCGCCAGCGGCTTCTATCGCATGGTGTGGCGCTGGCATTTCTATGCCGGCCTGTTCTGCATCCCGTTCGTGCTGTGGCTGGCCTTGACCGGCGCCGCCTATGTCTGGCGCCCCCAGGGCGAGGCCTGGCTCGATCGCCGGATCGACGCGCAGGTCGCCCCCGGCCGCCCCGCGCCGCTCGACACGCAGGCGGCGGCGGCGCGCGCCGCGCTGCCGGGCGCGACGCTCGCCAAATTCCTCCTCCCCGAGCGGCCCGGCGGCGCGACGCGCTGGCTGCTGACGCGCGGCGGCGAAACCTGGCGCGTCACGCTCGATCCCGTCCGGTGCGTGCCGCTCCAGCGCGTGCGCGAGGAGAAAAGGCCGTTCCGCCTGCTCTTCCACCTCCATGGCGAGCTGCTGGCGGGGCCGGCGGGAAGCTATCTGGTCGAGCTTGCCGCCTGCTGGACGATCGTGATGCTGCTCACCGGCCTGTTCCTCTGGTGGCCGCGCGGACGCGGGCTGGCGGGGCTCGTCTATCCCCGGCTGACGCTGCGCGGCCGCCCCTTGTGGCGCGATCTCCACGCCAGCGCGGGCCTGTGGCTGAGCCTTTTGGCGCTGGGCCTGATCGTCACCGGCCTGCCCTGGGCGCAGGGCTGGGGCTCCTATCTGCGCGCGCTCCGTCATCTCGCCGGGGCGCGGCAAGGGCCGGTGGACTGGACGATCGGCGGGCGCGGCGCCGGCGATACGGCCGGGCGAGCTGGCGCGCGCCGTCGCGGTGGCGCGCCGCCTCGCACTGGCGGGCCCGGTGACGATCCAGCCCCCCGCGCGACCCGGCGGCCCCTGGACAATCGCCTCCGACGCGGCCGATCGCCCGCGCCGCGCGAGCGCCGAGCTGGATGCCGCCACCGGACGGGTGACGGGCGTCCATGTCTTCGCCGACCGCCCCGCGCTGGATCGCGCGATCGGCTATGGGGTGGCGGCGCACGAGGGCGCGCTGTTCGGGCTCGCCAATCAGCTGCTCTCCACCGTCACGGCGCTGGGGCTGATGCTGCTCGCCGGCTCGGGCGCGCTGCTCTGGTGGAAGCGCCGGCCGATCGGTTTGCTCGGCGCGCCCGTG encodes:
- a CDS encoding PepSY domain-containing protein — protein: MTIQPPARPGGPWTIASDAADRPRRASAELDAATGRVTGVHVFADRPALDRAIGYGVAAHEGALFGLANQLLSTVTALGLMLLAGSGALLWWKRRPIGLLGAPVPAEPPRLGPGLVAGIALLGVALPVFGASLILLLLVERLALRRIVPAARWLGLRTGLDAG